One Ahaetulla prasina isolate Xishuangbanna chromosome 10, ASM2864084v1, whole genome shotgun sequence genomic region harbors:
- the CEP85 gene encoding centrosomal protein of 85 kDa isoform X3, translated as MQQMKPSVPEDYAQEIEREKGEKEALHKERDLLRKIVENQKKKLDHLSSQIKDLEEQIAQDDGTAQAVRAEALKQENALQQLRRAVKELSSQNQELMEKNLTFQEHLRQMELGQLLSNETASLTQELHSELASCLQDLHSVYSVVTQRAQGKDPNLSLLLGIHTVHYSVQQEKDLLKPDTLAKKVEDVKQLHKEIEDLRTAISDRYAQDVGDNCITQ; from the exons ATGCAGCAGATGAAGCCTTCAGTACCAGAAGATTATGCtcaagagatagagagagaaaaaggagaaaaagaggctCTGCACAAAGAACGGGATCTTCTCAGGAAG ATTGTGGAAAATCAGAAGAAGAAATTGGATCATTTGTCTTCACAAATAAAG GATCTGGAGGAACAGATTGCCCAGGATGATGGTACAGCCCAAGCTGTGAGGGCAGAAGCCTTGAAGCAGGAAAATGCATTGCAGCAGCTGCGCAGAGCTGTGAAAGAG cTGTCTTCTCAGAACCAAGAATTGATGGAAAAAAACCTGACCTTCCAAGAGCATCTCCGGCAGATGGAGTTGGGCCAGCTGCTGTCAAATGAAACAGCCAGCCTGACCCAAGAGCTGCATAGTGAACTAGCCAGCTGTCTGCAGGACTTGCACTCGGTTTACAGTGTGGTTACTCAGCGGGCTCAAGGAAAAGATCCCAATTTGTCATTGCTGTTAGGCATTCACA CTGTACATTATTCTGTTCAACAAGAAAAAGATTTGCTGAAACCAGACACACTAGCAAAAAAGGTGGAGGATGTAAAACAGTTACACAAAGAGATTGAAGATTTGCGGACTGCTATTTCAGATAGATACGCTCAAGATGTGGGTGATAACTGCATTACTCAGTGA
- the LOC131204194 gene encoding uncharacterized protein LOC131204194, with protein MVGGEERRGREKGEEGESPCIGDMQRRQLKYEEPESYFQGMNPILAKFRQNKEMAAPPPTGGRMAPCLGMGKGRKEERKGGREEKREGGRKERREGGRKEGKEGGRKGGRKERREGGNGGRKTRGRKEVREGGRKTPRLGVGEEPLAKEDPPSPLSQDWISSRSGFPQIAPVSPVAWAGIGNRKGVAPLNPSGNPPWRWGGGGNLQGREAHLQPREARFLARPPDVLAGGCRDEHSWKSWLGKGGEKRGKESAERAGPFGTEGAQAAPSPGEEVWRGGEDPTPVGSAYCKGAAPTSCTDGRALLVLLAKMENGSYKNRWDFFLISSS; from the exons atggtggggggggaggaaagaagaggaagagaaaaaggggaaGAGGGTGAATCACCCTGCATTGGGGATATGCAGAGGAGACAACTGAAATACGAAGAGCCAGAATCATACTTCCAGGGAATGAATCCAATCTTAGCTAAATTCAGGCAGAACAAGGAgatggcagccccccccccaacaggagGAAGGATGGCTCCATGCCTGGGgatgggaaaaggaaggaaggaagaaaggaaaggagggagggaggaaaagagggagggagggaggaaggaaaggagggagggaggaaggaaggaaggaaaggagggagggaggaaaggaggaaggaaggaaaggagggagggaggaaatggagggaggaagactcggggaaggaaggaagtgagggaggggggaaggaagactCCACGCCTCGGGGTAGGGGAAGAGCCTTTGGCAAAGGAAGACCCTCCCTCGCCTTTGTCACAGGATTGGATTTCTTCCCGTTCAGGTTTTCCTCAAATCGCTCCAGTGTCTCCAGTGGCATGGGCGGGAATTGGGAACCGAAAAGGAGTTGCTCCCCTTAACCCTTCAGGGAACCCACCCTggcggtgggggggtggggggaacctaCAGGGAAGAGAAGCCCACCTACAGCCAAGAGAGGCAAGATTCCTGGCCCGCCCTCCAGATGTTCTGGCTGGAGGATGCAGAGACGAGCACAGCTggaagagctggctggggaagggAGGCGAGAAACGGGGGAAGGAAAGTGCGGAGAGAGCAGGACCGTTTGGGACGGAGGGCGCGCAGGCAGCCCCCTCCCCAGGGGAAGAAgtgtggagggggggagaagacCCCACCCCCGTAGGCAGCGCATACTGCAAAGGGGCGGCACCGACCTCCTGCACGGACGGACGGGCGCTG CTCGTTTTATTAGCAAAAATGGAaaatggcagctataaaaataggtgggatttttttttaatttcttcttcttag
- the SH3BGRL3 gene encoding SH3 domain-binding glutamic acid-rich-like protein 3 isoform X1: protein MLAPARPIGLAAITCRLGLGRQRSPAHPFASFPIHPSTHPAGDPARGERPAAMACLTIYSTSVTGSREIKSQQSEVTRILDGKNIKYIMVDISQDNALREEMRTKSGNPKAIPPQIFNGDHYCGFTFLPPGRTTNCLWKPWNRTPCSNS, encoded by the exons ATGCTCGCGCCCGCTCGCCCCATTGGTCTAGCTGCGATCACGTGCCGGCTGGGGTTGGGGAGGCAACGGAGCCCTGCCCACCCTTTCGCTTCCTTccccatccatccttccacccacccagCGGGCGACCCAGCGAGAGGGGAGCGACCAGCAGCCATGGCCTGTCTCACCATCTACAGCACTTCGGTGACCGGTTCTCGGGAG ATCAAATCCCAGCAGAGCGAAGTGACCAGGATCTTGGATGGAAAGAACATCAAGTACATCATGGTGGATATCTCCCAAGATAATGCCCTTCGGGAAGAAATGAGGACCAAATCAGGCAACCCCAAAGCCATTCCTCCCCAGATTTTCAATGGGGACCACTACTGCGGG TTTACTTTTCTCCCACCTGGCAGGACTACGAACTGTTTGTGGAAGCCGTGGAACAGAACACCCTGCAGCAATTCCTGA
- the SH3BGRL3 gene encoding SH3 domain-binding glutamic acid-rich-like protein 3 isoform X2, translating into MLAPARPIGLAAITCRLGLGRQRSPAHPFASFPIHPSTHPAGDPARGERPAAMACLTIYSTSVTGSREIKSQQSEVTRILDGKNIKYIMVDISQDNALREEMRTKSGNPKAIPPQIFNGDHYCGDYELFVEAVEQNTLQQFLKLA; encoded by the exons ATGCTCGCGCCCGCTCGCCCCATTGGTCTAGCTGCGATCACGTGCCGGCTGGGGTTGGGGAGGCAACGGAGCCCTGCCCACCCTTTCGCTTCCTTccccatccatccttccacccacccagCGGGCGACCCAGCGAGAGGGGAGCGACCAGCAGCCATGGCCTGTCTCACCATCTACAGCACTTCGGTGACCGGTTCTCGGGAG ATCAAATCCCAGCAGAGCGAAGTGACCAGGATCTTGGATGGAAAGAACATCAAGTACATCATGGTGGATATCTCCCAAGATAATGCCCTTCGGGAAGAAATGAGGACCAAATCAGGCAACCCCAAAGCCATTCCTCCCCAGATTTTCAATGGGGACCACTACTGCGGG GACTACGAACTGTTTGTGGAAGCCGTGGAACAGAACACCCTGCAGCAATTCCTGAAGTTAGCCTGA